One Hermetia illucens chromosome 4, iHerIll2.2.curated.20191125, whole genome shotgun sequence DNA segment encodes these proteins:
- the LOC119653974 gene encoding uncharacterized protein LOC119653974, translating to MTRSYVTNIICVAHNFQGFDGHFLISELLNRKFAINPVMNGTKIMKLTCKNVSFIDSLNFLPFPLSKFSDVFGFENHNKGYYPYFFNTKENFNYIGKYPTPKMYGYNSMKQKERQKFLEWYSSNCTKMFDNKNEMLKYCINDVTILRFGCLSFMKEFLEITAVNPFTESLTIASACMLVFRKNFLKAQTLAIMPKNKYLKGKQFSFASLKWLHFKGMNTTVGILSALNTGEVKLEKGGLFVDGFDPKTNTVYEFFGCFYHGCPDCFKFNSSDIIKGSKCDTLSQRHESTMKKMSAIRKNGYNLEYIWECDFKDFLKRNPAVDKQITEDLAYFTLPLTPRDAVYGGRTEVFRTYAKINAQNEIIRYLDFTSLYPYINKYAPYPIGHPTIFRNQTPPVSEILEMHGFTSCSILPPDNLFLPVLPYK from the coding sequence ATGACGCGATCTTATGTGACAAACATTATTTGCGTTGCGCATAATTTTCAAGGCTTCGATGGACACTTTCTAATATCAGAacttttgaatagaaaattcgccattaatcctgtaatgaatggcactaaaataatgaaactaacttgtaaaaatgttagttttattgattctttaaattttctgccattTCCTTTATCCAAATTTTCTGATGTGTTTGGGTTTGAAAATCATAATAAGGGTTACTACCCATACTTTTTCaatacaaaggaaaattttaattatattgggAAATACCCGACACCAAAAATGTATGGTTACAATTCAATGAAGCAAAAAGAGAGACAGAAATTCTTAGAATGGTATAGTTCAAATTGTACAAAAAtgtttgataataaaaatgaaatgttaaagtACTGTATCAATGATGTcactattttacgtttcggATGCTTATCCTTTATGAAAGAATTTCTGGAAATAACTGCGGTTAACCCTTTCACAGAATCCTTAACAATAGCATCTGCCTGCATGCTggtatttcgaaaaaatttcttaaaagctcAAACCTTGGCTATCatgccaaaaaataaatatttgaaaggaaaacaattttcatttgcttcACTCAAATGGCTACATTTCAAAGGCATGAATACTACAGTTGGAATTTTATCCGCACTAAATACAGGTGAAGTGAAATTAGAGAAAGGCGGACTCTTCGTCGATGGGTTTGACCCAAAAACAAACACTGTTTAcgaattttttggttgtttttaccATGGATGCCCAGActgtttcaaattcaattcgtcAGATATTATTAAGGGTAGTAAGTGTGACACGTTAAGTCAGAGGCACGAAAGCACCATGAAAAAAATGTCCGCTATTAGGAAGAATGGTTATAATTTGGAATACATTTGGGAATGCGATTTTAAAGACTTTTTAAAAAGGAACCCCGCGGTAGACAAACAAATAACCGAAGATCTCGCATATTTTACTTTACCTTTGACCCCCCGCGACGCCGTTTATGGGGGAAGAACAGAAGTATTTAGGACTTATGCAAAAATTAATGCTCAAAATGAAATAATTCGTTATTTAGATTTTACAAGTCTGTATCCATACATTAATAAATACGCACCATACCCCATTGGGCATCCAACAATATTCAGAAACCAAACTCCAccagtttctgaaattttagaaatgcatGGATTTACTTCTTGCTCTATTCTCCCTCCTGATAATCTCTTCTTACCCGTTTTACCTTACAAATAA